One region of Anaeromyxobacter paludicola genomic DNA includes:
- a CDS encoding NuoF family protein: MNREELEALAARRRAADGERWHRVSVCCGSGCHSMGAEQVLATLKGEVGAAGLTREVQVHASGCRGLCAAGTLVEVESGPADGAERHLYVGVDPEVAVRIAREHLVDGRPLSEHHADPSDPFFARQQRIVLESAGRIDPEDLESCLAAGAYAALEKAVSEMTPAEVLAEVTASGLRGRGGAGYPTGLKWSTVAKAAGDRKYVICNGDEGDPGAFMDRSVLDGDPHRVLEGMALAGYAVGAEQGYVYVRAEYPLAVKRLKIAIKQAERLQLLGNRIFDSGFNFRVDIRIGAGAFVCGEETALMASVEGKRGSPRPRPPWPAQRGLFGQPTLINNVETLANVPAIVRRGGAWFAGIGTAKSKGTKVFALAGKVRHTGLIEVPMGTTLREIIFEVGGGIPGGRAFKAAQTGGPSGGCIPASHLDLPVDYESLAAVGSIMGSGGLIVMDETSCMVDVARYFMGFCREESCGKCIPCRAGTVQMHELLGKIAAGRGELDDLGRLEELADLLGAASLCGLGQTAPNPVLSTLRHFKDEYLAHIEERRCPAGVCGAGARAEEVRA; the protein is encoded by the coding sequence ATGAACCGGGAAGAGCTCGAGGCGCTGGCGGCGCGCCGCCGCGCGGCGGACGGGGAGCGCTGGCACCGCGTGAGCGTCTGCTGCGGCTCCGGGTGCCACTCCATGGGCGCCGAGCAGGTGCTCGCGACCCTGAAGGGCGAGGTGGGCGCCGCCGGGCTCACCCGCGAGGTGCAGGTGCACGCCAGCGGCTGCCGCGGGCTCTGCGCGGCCGGGACGCTGGTGGAGGTCGAGTCGGGGCCGGCCGACGGCGCCGAGCGCCACCTCTACGTGGGCGTGGATCCGGAGGTGGCGGTCCGCATCGCGCGCGAGCACCTCGTGGACGGGCGGCCCCTCTCGGAGCACCACGCCGACCCGTCCGACCCGTTCTTCGCGCGGCAGCAGCGGATCGTGCTCGAGAGCGCCGGCCGGATCGACCCGGAGGACCTCGAGAGCTGCCTCGCCGCCGGCGCCTACGCCGCGCTCGAGAAGGCGGTCTCCGAGATGACGCCGGCCGAGGTGCTCGCCGAGGTGACGGCGAGCGGGCTGCGCGGCCGCGGCGGCGCCGGCTACCCGACCGGCCTCAAGTGGAGCACCGTCGCCAAGGCCGCCGGCGACCGCAAGTACGTCATCTGCAACGGCGACGAGGGCGACCCCGGCGCCTTCATGGACCGCAGCGTGCTCGACGGCGACCCGCACCGGGTGCTCGAGGGGATGGCGCTCGCGGGGTACGCGGTCGGCGCCGAGCAGGGGTACGTCTACGTGCGCGCCGAGTACCCGCTCGCGGTCAAGCGGCTCAAGATCGCCATCAAGCAGGCGGAGCGGCTGCAGCTCCTCGGCAACCGGATCTTCGACTCCGGCTTCAACTTCCGGGTGGACATCCGCATCGGCGCCGGCGCCTTCGTCTGCGGCGAGGAGACCGCGCTGATGGCCTCGGTGGAGGGCAAGCGGGGCTCGCCGCGCCCGCGGCCGCCCTGGCCCGCGCAGCGCGGCCTCTTCGGCCAGCCCACCCTCATCAACAACGTGGAGACCCTCGCGAACGTGCCGGCCATCGTCCGCCGTGGCGGGGCCTGGTTCGCCGGCATCGGGACCGCGAAGAGCAAGGGGACGAAGGTCTTCGCGCTCGCCGGCAAGGTGCGGCACACCGGGCTCATCGAGGTGCCGATGGGCACCACGCTGCGCGAGATCATCTTCGAGGTCGGCGGGGGGATCCCCGGCGGCCGGGCCTTCAAGGCCGCCCAGACCGGCGGCCCGTCCGGCGGCTGCATCCCGGCGTCCCACCTCGACCTGCCGGTGGACTACGAGTCGCTCGCCGCGGTCGGCTCGATCATGGGCTCGGGCGGCCTCATCGTGATGGACGAGACCTCCTGCATGGTGGACGTGGCCCGGTACTTCATGGGCTTCTGCCGCGAGGAGTCCTGCGGCAAGTGCATCCCGTGCCGCGCCGGCACCGTGCAGATGCACGAGCTGCTCGGGAAGATCGCGGCCGGGCGGGGCGAGCTCGACGACCTCGGCCGGCTCGAGGAGCTCGCCGACCTGCTCGGCGCGGCCAGCCTCTGCGGCCTGGGCCAGACCGCCCCCAACCCGGTGCTCTCGACCCTGCGCCACTTCAAGGACGAGTACCTGGCCCACATCGAGGAGCGGCGCTGCCCCGCCGGCGTCTGCGGCGCCGGGGCGCGGGCGGAGGAGGTCCGGGCATGA
- a CDS encoding two-component system sensor histidine kinase NtrB, whose amino-acid sequence MSEGAAPRAVRAPEKIFQALVEQSGDALLLLGAGGEILYASPSVERVTGYRPELLLGRELRALAHPEDEKVLAGAWRRCLERPGEPVPASFRYRHYDGSWRHAETVSVDHLADPELAAVVTSVRDVTERRLMESRLAFTDRIASVGSLAAGVAHEINNPLSYVISNLSYLAEALAGQPGLPDEVHSALREAAEGAERVRRIVRDIRAFSRPDDERHGPVDLKRVVEGAISLASNELRHRAKLVRDLGEGVLAWGNEARVGQVALNLLVNAAQAIARGSAAENEIRVSTRRVPEGVELTVRDTGSGMPPEVQARIFDPFFTTKPVGVGTGLGLFICQRIVAELRGSISVESEPGRGTTFRVVFPEAPAP is encoded by the coding sequence ATGTCGGAAGGCGCAGCACCGCGCGCGGTCCGCGCACCCGAGAAGATCTTCCAGGCGCTCGTCGAGCAGAGCGGCGACGCGCTGCTCCTGCTCGGGGCGGGCGGAGAGATCCTCTACGCGAGCCCGTCGGTGGAGCGCGTGACCGGGTACCGGCCGGAGCTGCTGCTGGGCCGGGAGCTGCGCGCGCTGGCGCACCCCGAGGACGAGAAGGTGCTCGCCGGCGCCTGGCGCCGCTGCCTGGAGCGCCCCGGCGAGCCGGTGCCGGCGAGCTTCCGGTACCGCCACTACGACGGGAGCTGGCGCCACGCCGAGACGGTCTCGGTGGACCACCTCGCCGACCCGGAGCTCGCGGCCGTGGTGACCAGCGTCCGCGACGTGACCGAGCGCCGGCTGATGGAGTCGCGCCTCGCCTTCACCGATCGGATCGCCTCGGTCGGCTCGCTCGCGGCCGGGGTGGCCCACGAGATCAACAACCCGCTCTCCTACGTGATCTCGAACCTCTCCTACCTGGCGGAGGCGCTCGCGGGGCAGCCCGGCCTGCCCGACGAGGTCCACTCGGCCCTGCGCGAGGCGGCGGAGGGGGCGGAGCGGGTCCGGCGCATCGTGCGCGACATCCGCGCCTTCTCGCGCCCGGACGACGAGCGGCACGGCCCGGTGGACCTGAAGCGCGTGGTCGAGGGGGCGATCAGCCTCGCCTCCAACGAGCTCCGGCACCGCGCGAAGCTGGTCCGCGACCTCGGCGAGGGCGTCCTCGCCTGGGGCAACGAGGCGCGCGTCGGCCAGGTGGCGCTCAACCTGCTCGTGAACGCCGCGCAGGCCATCGCCCGCGGCAGCGCCGCCGAGAACGAGATCCGGGTCTCCACGCGCCGCGTGCCGGAGGGCGTGGAGCTCACCGTGCGCGACACCGGGAGCGGCATGCCGCCCGAGGTGCAGGCCCGCATCTTCGACCCGTTCTTCACCACCAAGCCGGTGGGGGTGGGCACCGGGCTCGGCCTCTTCATCTGCCAGCGGATCGTGGCTGAGCTGCGCGGCAGCATCTCGGTGGAGAGCGAGCCCGGCCGCGGCACCACCTTCCGCGTCGTCTTCCCCGAGGCCCCCGCCCCATGA
- the hoxE gene encoding bidirectional hydrogenase complex protein HoxE, which yields MMPVASPPHPSGDKRFKMLDAAMKRHRFQPDALLEILHQAQELFGFLADDVLLYVARCLKLPPSRVYGVATFYNFFSLEPKGEHTCTVCTGTACYVKGAGGILAAVEREAGVKAGDTTADGKLSVVEARCVGACGIAPAVVFDGEVAGGQTAVTVLERVRRWR from the coding sequence ATGATGCCCGTCGCGTCCCCCCCGCACCCGAGCGGCGACAAGCGCTTCAAGATGCTCGACGCCGCCATGAAGCGGCACCGCTTCCAGCCCGACGCGCTGCTCGAGATCCTGCACCAGGCGCAGGAGCTCTTCGGCTTCCTCGCCGACGACGTGCTCCTCTACGTGGCGCGCTGCCTCAAGCTCCCGCCGAGCCGGGTCTACGGGGTCGCCACCTTCTACAACTTCTTCAGCCTCGAGCCGAAGGGCGAGCACACCTGCACCGTCTGCACCGGCACCGCCTGCTACGTGAAGGGGGCCGGCGGCATCCTCGCCGCGGTCGAGCGCGAGGCGGGGGTGAAGGCCGGCGACACCACCGCCGACGGGAAGCTCTCGGTGGTGGAGGCGCGCTGCGTGGGCGCCTGCGGCATCGCGCCCGCGGTGGTCTTCGACGGCGAGGTGGCGGGCGGCCAGACGGCGGTCACGGTGCTGGAGCGCGTGCGGAGGTGGCGATGA
- a CDS encoding cytochrome c3 family protein codes for MRLVRLAAVLAACTAPLAALAAGGHDALSCSGCHSIHAAKGELIFAVEANKSATTRANQPVSGSSALCLACHKDGGMATSISSHMSHPYGLDHVNAKVAKVPGELMRDGRFECLGCHDPHPSNPYHKYLRVDTAKGQKMEQFCAVCHPNKADDATASAKVALFTSMDETGNRVLGPADGAAPARKAVKAPAKASKLPAKKAKKAAKAAKAPAAAAEPAAAPAAQPAQ; via the coding sequence ATGCGACTCGTCCGTCTCGCCGCCGTCCTCGCGGCCTGCACCGCTCCGCTCGCCGCCCTCGCCGCCGGCGGCCACGACGCCCTGAGCTGCTCGGGCTGCCACTCGATCCACGCCGCCAAGGGCGAGCTCATCTTCGCCGTCGAGGCGAACAAGTCGGCCACCACCCGCGCCAACCAGCCGGTGAGCGGCTCGTCGGCGCTCTGCCTCGCCTGCCACAAGGACGGCGGGATGGCGACCTCGATCTCGTCGCACATGAGCCACCCGTACGGCCTCGACCACGTGAACGCCAAGGTCGCGAAGGTGCCGGGCGAGCTGATGCGGGACGGGCGCTTCGAGTGCCTCGGCTGCCACGACCCGCACCCCTCGAACCCGTACCACAAGTACCTGCGCGTCGACACCGCCAAGGGCCAGAAGATGGAGCAGTTCTGCGCCGTCTGCCACCCGAACAAGGCGGACGACGCCACCGCCAGCGCCAAGGTCGCGCTCTTCACCTCCATGGACGAGACCGGCAACCGCGTGCTCGGCCCGGCGGACGGCGCCGCGCCGGCCCGCAAGGCGGTGAAGGCGCCCGCCAAGGCGTCGAAGCTGCCGGCCAAGAAGGCGAAGAAGGCCGCCAAGGCGGCGAAGGCCCCGGCGGCCGCCGCCGAGCCGGCCGCCGCCCCCGCCGCGCAGCCGGCCCAGTAG